The Lycium barbarum isolate Lr01 chromosome 9, ASM1917538v2, whole genome shotgun sequence genome has a segment encoding these proteins:
- the LOC132609137 gene encoding putative ALA-interacting subunit 2 isoform X1: MDVEGASTLSGNGAQSVESRSRPVRRHLNNAVYQFTQQNLPACKPVLTPSWVISMFFLIGVVFIPIGLLCLYASESVVEIVDRYDTDCVPDNFKSQKVAYIKDSSVSKNCTRYLKVPQNMKAPIYIYYQLDNYYQNHRRYVKSRSDKQLLHGLTYNDTSSCNPEGENNGLPIVPCGLIAWSLFNDTYSFFRGADAIKVNRKNIAWRSDREHKFGKNVYPFNFQSGSLIGGATLDPNIPLSDQEDLIVWMRTAALPTFRKLYGRIEVDLEEDDLIMVNLVNNYNTYSFGGRKKLVLSTTSWLGGRNNFLGMSYVAVGSSFMFLAFVFLLLHVKNPRPYGDTNLSWNWKGMSN; this comes from the exons ATGGATGTGGAGGGAGCCAGTACTTTGTCAGGAAATGGTGCACAATCTGTAGAATCTCGTTCCCGTCCAGTTCGGCGACATTTGAATAATG CTGTATATCAGTTTACACAACAAAATCTCCCAGCGTGTAAACCTGTACTGACACCGTCATGG GTCATTTCAATGTTTTTCTTGATTGGCGTCGTTTTTATTCCAATTGGACTGCTCTGTCTTTATGCTTCTGAAAGT GTTGTTGAGATTGTTGACAGATATGATACAGATTGTGTGCCAGATAATTTCAAGAGCCAAAAAGTTGCTTACATCAAAGATAGCTCAGTTTCCAAGAATTGTACACGTTACTTAAAG GTGCCCCAAAATATGAAAGCTCCAATTTACATCTATTATCAACTCGATAACTATTACCAGAACCACAGAAG GTACGTCAAAAGCAGAAGTGATAAACAGCTTTTACACGGATTAACATACAATGATACGAGTTCCTGCAATCCCGAAGGAGAAAACAATGGTCTCCCAATTGTTCCTTGTGGTTTGATTGCATGGAGCTTGTTTAACGACACATATTCCTTCTTCCGTGGGGCAGATGCTATAAAAGTCAACAGGAAAAATATTGCTTGGAGGAGTGATCGTGAACACAAATTTGGGAAAAATGTTTATCCGTTCAATTTCCAGAGCGGGTCTCTAATTGGTGGTGCAACATTGGACCCTAACATTCCT CTAAGTGATCAGGAGGATCTCATTGTATGGATGCGTACTGCTGCTCTTCCTACCTTCCGTAAGTTATATGGAAGAATTGAAGTGGACTTAGAGGAAGATGACTTAATTATGGTGAATCTTGTTAACAACTACAACACGTATAGTTTCGGTGGAAGGAAGAAACTTGTTCTTTCAACAACCAGCTGGCTGGGAGGTCGGAATAACTTCCTTGGGATGTCCTACGTTGCTGTTGGTTCTTCATTTATGTTCCTCGCTTTTGTCTTCTTGTTACTTCATGTGAAAAATCCAAG GCCTTATGGAGATACAAATTTATCTTGGAACTGGAAAGGCATGTCAAACTAG
- the LOC132609137 gene encoding putative ALA-interacting subunit 2 isoform X2, which translates to MVISMFFLIGVVFIPIGLLCLYASESVVEIVDRYDTDCVPDNFKSQKVAYIKDSSVSKNCTRYLKVPQNMKAPIYIYYQLDNYYQNHRRYVKSRSDKQLLHGLTYNDTSSCNPEGENNGLPIVPCGLIAWSLFNDTYSFFRGADAIKVNRKNIAWRSDREHKFGKNVYPFNFQSGSLIGGATLDPNIPLSDQEDLIVWMRTAALPTFRKLYGRIEVDLEEDDLIMVNLVNNYNTYSFGGRKKLVLSTTSWLGGRNNFLGMSYVAVGSSFMFLAFVFLLLHVKNPRPYGDTNLSWNWKGMSN; encoded by the exons ATG GTCATTTCAATGTTTTTCTTGATTGGCGTCGTTTTTATTCCAATTGGACTGCTCTGTCTTTATGCTTCTGAAAGT GTTGTTGAGATTGTTGACAGATATGATACAGATTGTGTGCCAGATAATTTCAAGAGCCAAAAAGTTGCTTACATCAAAGATAGCTCAGTTTCCAAGAATTGTACACGTTACTTAAAG GTGCCCCAAAATATGAAAGCTCCAATTTACATCTATTATCAACTCGATAACTATTACCAGAACCACAGAAG GTACGTCAAAAGCAGAAGTGATAAACAGCTTTTACACGGATTAACATACAATGATACGAGTTCCTGCAATCCCGAAGGAGAAAACAATGGTCTCCCAATTGTTCCTTGTGGTTTGATTGCATGGAGCTTGTTTAACGACACATATTCCTTCTTCCGTGGGGCAGATGCTATAAAAGTCAACAGGAAAAATATTGCTTGGAGGAGTGATCGTGAACACAAATTTGGGAAAAATGTTTATCCGTTCAATTTCCAGAGCGGGTCTCTAATTGGTGGTGCAACATTGGACCCTAACATTCCT CTAAGTGATCAGGAGGATCTCATTGTATGGATGCGTACTGCTGCTCTTCCTACCTTCCGTAAGTTATATGGAAGAATTGAAGTGGACTTAGAGGAAGATGACTTAATTATGGTGAATCTTGTTAACAACTACAACACGTATAGTTTCGGTGGAAGGAAGAAACTTGTTCTTTCAACAACCAGCTGGCTGGGAGGTCGGAATAACTTCCTTGGGATGTCCTACGTTGCTGTTGGTTCTTCATTTATGTTCCTCGCTTTTGTCTTCTTGTTACTTCATGTGAAAAATCCAAG GCCTTATGGAGATACAAATTTATCTTGGAACTGGAAAGGCATGTCAAACTAG
- the LOC132609137 gene encoding putative ALA-interacting subunit 2 isoform X3 has product MFFLIGVVFIPIGLLCLYASESVVEIVDRYDTDCVPDNFKSQKVAYIKDSSVSKNCTRYLKVPQNMKAPIYIYYQLDNYYQNHRRYVKSRSDKQLLHGLTYNDTSSCNPEGENNGLPIVPCGLIAWSLFNDTYSFFRGADAIKVNRKNIAWRSDREHKFGKNVYPFNFQSGSLIGGATLDPNIPLSDQEDLIVWMRTAALPTFRKLYGRIEVDLEEDDLIMVNLVNNYNTYSFGGRKKLVLSTTSWLGGRNNFLGMSYVAVGSSFMFLAFVFLLLHVKNPRPYGDTNLSWNWKGMSN; this is encoded by the exons ATGTTTTTCTTGATTGGCGTCGTTTTTATTCCAATTGGACTGCTCTGTCTTTATGCTTCTGAAAGT GTTGTTGAGATTGTTGACAGATATGATACAGATTGTGTGCCAGATAATTTCAAGAGCCAAAAAGTTGCTTACATCAAAGATAGCTCAGTTTCCAAGAATTGTACACGTTACTTAAAG GTGCCCCAAAATATGAAAGCTCCAATTTACATCTATTATCAACTCGATAACTATTACCAGAACCACAGAAG GTACGTCAAAAGCAGAAGTGATAAACAGCTTTTACACGGATTAACATACAATGATACGAGTTCCTGCAATCCCGAAGGAGAAAACAATGGTCTCCCAATTGTTCCTTGTGGTTTGATTGCATGGAGCTTGTTTAACGACACATATTCCTTCTTCCGTGGGGCAGATGCTATAAAAGTCAACAGGAAAAATATTGCTTGGAGGAGTGATCGTGAACACAAATTTGGGAAAAATGTTTATCCGTTCAATTTCCAGAGCGGGTCTCTAATTGGTGGTGCAACATTGGACCCTAACATTCCT CTAAGTGATCAGGAGGATCTCATTGTATGGATGCGTACTGCTGCTCTTCCTACCTTCCGTAAGTTATATGGAAGAATTGAAGTGGACTTAGAGGAAGATGACTTAATTATGGTGAATCTTGTTAACAACTACAACACGTATAGTTTCGGTGGAAGGAAGAAACTTGTTCTTTCAACAACCAGCTGGCTGGGAGGTCGGAATAACTTCCTTGGGATGTCCTACGTTGCTGTTGGTTCTTCATTTATGTTCCTCGCTTTTGTCTTCTTGTTACTTCATGTGAAAAATCCAAG GCCTTATGGAGATACAAATTTATCTTGGAACTGGAAAGGCATGTCAAACTAG